A single genomic interval of Rhododendron vialii isolate Sample 1 chromosome 3a, ASM3025357v1 harbors:
- the LOC131320965 gene encoding receptor-like cytoplasmic kinase 176 isoform X1 gives MGSCFSVRIKAESPGWNVKYGPKDGNTCSKLSSPSGTLTPRTEGEILQLSNLRSFSFNELKTATRNFRPDSVLGEGGFGCVFKGWIDEHTFTAAKPGIGMVIAVKRLNQEGLQGHKEWLAEINYLGQLYHPNLVKLIGYCLEDDHRLLVYEFMPRGSLEHHLFRRSSYFQPLSWKLRMKVALGAAKGLAYLHSPEAKVIYRDFKTSNILIDSGYNAKLSDFGLAKDGPEDGKSHVSTRVMGTYGYAAPEYLATGHLTAKSDVYSFGVVLLEMLTGKRALDKNRPQGEHNLVEWAKPYLTSKRRILRVMDARIEGQYSLGGVLRAATLAIKCLAIEPRLRPNMEEVVKALEQLQDLPEAESTRSEPLQISHSSKSSSSVSNNNRTCTNEACRVKAGSYPRPAASPVHA, from the exons ATGGGATCCTGTTTCAGTGTTCGAATCAAAGCCGAGAGTCCTG GATGGAATGTAAAGTATGGCCCGAAAGATGGTAATACATGTAGCAAGTTATCGTCTCCATCAGGAACACTTACTCCTCGGACAGAGGGTGAGATCTTACAATTGTCCAACTTGAGAAGTTTTTCCTTCAATGAGCTTAAAACAGCCACCAGGAACTTCCGCCCTGATAGTGTGTTGGGAGAAGGTGGATTCGGTTGTGTTTTCAAAGGTTGGATTGATGAGCATACATTTACTGCTGCCAAGCCGGGAATTGGCATGGTTATTGCCGTGAAGAGACTCAACCAAGAAGGCTTGCAGGGTCACAAGGAATGGTTG GCAGAAATTAATTATTTGGGGCAGCTGTATCATCCTAATCTTGTGAAATTGATCGGATACTGCTTGGAGGATGACCACCGGCTTCTAGTATATGAATTCATGCCGCGGGGCAGCTTGGAACATCATCTATTTAGGA GAAGTTCCTACTTCCAACCACTTTCTTGGAAACTCCGTATGAAGGTTGCTCTTGGTGCTGCTAAGGGACTTGCATATCTCCACAGCCCAGAAGCGAAAGTCATATACCGTGATTTCAAAACGTCTAATATCCTTATCGACTCT GGCTATAATGCGAAGCTGTCTGATTTTGGATTGGCAAAGGACGGACCGGAAGATGGTAAAAGCCATGTATCAACAAGGGTCATGGGTACCTATGGGTATGCAGCTCCTGAGTACTTGGCAACAG GTCATTTAACTGCCAAAAGTGACGTATACAGTTTCGGGGTTGTCCTCCTGGAAATGTTGACTGGCAAGCGAGCTTTGGACAAGAATCGCCCGCAAGGTGAACACAACCTTGTCGAATGGGCGAAACCCTACCTCACCAGTAAACGTCGAATTCTTCGTGTCATGGACGCCCGTATTGAAGGCCAGTACTCTTTAGGTGGAGTACTCAGAGCAGCTACTCTTGCAATCAAATGCCTGGCAATTGAACCCAGGTTGAGGCCTAACATGGAGGAGGTTGTTAAGGCATTGGAGCAGCTTCAGGACTTACCAGAGGCTGAGAGCACTAGAAGTGAACCCCTCCAAATTAGTCATAGCAGTAAATCAAGCAGTTCTGTTTCTAATAACAACAGGACATGTACTAATGAAGCTTGCCGTGTGAAAGCAGGTTCATACCCTAGGCCAGCTGCTTCCCCAGTTCATGCTTGA
- the LOC131321174 gene encoding uncharacterized protein LOC131321174 encodes MSSTSSPSHFNSIIEGPPCKCGIPSPIRTSKAEANWGRRFLGCVNYKLPNGCGFFYWIDSESDMEKQMLQADKKNMEREISDLRRDNQVLRKKVEELTRENGKLRKKLQEVEAKVFDYKTKCLIMLLVLCIVLWFTKNAETVPNMRNICYEHGYFHSGTWNGIDMFFCVCFLVDNEYSTIRW; translated from the exons ATGTCTTctacttcttctccttcccattTCAATAGCATAATTGAAGGCCCTCCTTGCAAATGTGGAATACCATCACCTATAAGAACTTCAAAAGCAGAGGCTAATTGGGGAAGAAGATTTCTAGGTTGTGTAAACTATAAG CTACCTAATGGATGTGGTTTCTTCTATTGGATTGACTCTGAAAGTGACATGGAAAAACAAATGTTGCAAGCTGACAAGAAGAATATGGAGAGGGAAATTTCAGACTTGAGAAGAGATAATCAAGTTTTGAGGAAGAAGGTGGAAGAACTTACAAGGGAGAACGGGAAGCTGCGGAAGAAATTACAAGAAGTTGAAGCTAAAGTGTTTGACTACAAAACAAAGTGTTTGATTATGTTATTAGTTTTATGCATTGTTTTGTGGTTCACGAAAAACGCTGAAACTGTTCCGAACATGAGGAACATTTGTTATGAACATGGTTACTTTCATTCTGGCACATGGAATGGCATAGAcatgtttttttgtgtttgtttcttg GTGGATAATGAATATTCGACGATTAGGTGGTAG
- the LOC131320965 gene encoding receptor-like cytoplasmic kinase 176 isoform X2, translated as MVIAVKRLNQEGLQGHKEWLAEINYLGQLYHPNLVKLIGYCLEDDHRLLVYEFMPRGSLEHHLFRRSSYFQPLSWKLRMKVALGAAKGLAYLHSPEAKVIYRDFKTSNILIDSGYNAKLSDFGLAKDGPEDGKSHVSTRVMGTYGYAAPEYLATGHLTAKSDVYSFGVVLLEMLTGKRALDKNRPQGEHNLVEWAKPYLTSKRRILRVMDARIEGQYSLGGVLRAATLAIKCLAIEPRLRPNMEEVVKALEQLQDLPEAESTRSEPLQISHSSKSSSSVSNNNRTCTNEACRVKAGSYPRPAASPVHA; from the exons ATGGTTATTGCCGTGAAGAGACTCAACCAAGAAGGCTTGCAGGGTCACAAGGAATGGTTG GCAGAAATTAATTATTTGGGGCAGCTGTATCATCCTAATCTTGTGAAATTGATCGGATACTGCTTGGAGGATGACCACCGGCTTCTAGTATATGAATTCATGCCGCGGGGCAGCTTGGAACATCATCTATTTAGGA GAAGTTCCTACTTCCAACCACTTTCTTGGAAACTCCGTATGAAGGTTGCTCTTGGTGCTGCTAAGGGACTTGCATATCTCCACAGCCCAGAAGCGAAAGTCATATACCGTGATTTCAAAACGTCTAATATCCTTATCGACTCT GGCTATAATGCGAAGCTGTCTGATTTTGGATTGGCAAAGGACGGACCGGAAGATGGTAAAAGCCATGTATCAACAAGGGTCATGGGTACCTATGGGTATGCAGCTCCTGAGTACTTGGCAACAG GTCATTTAACTGCCAAAAGTGACGTATACAGTTTCGGGGTTGTCCTCCTGGAAATGTTGACTGGCAAGCGAGCTTTGGACAAGAATCGCCCGCAAGGTGAACACAACCTTGTCGAATGGGCGAAACCCTACCTCACCAGTAAACGTCGAATTCTTCGTGTCATGGACGCCCGTATTGAAGGCCAGTACTCTTTAGGTGGAGTACTCAGAGCAGCTACTCTTGCAATCAAATGCCTGGCAATTGAACCCAGGTTGAGGCCTAACATGGAGGAGGTTGTTAAGGCATTGGAGCAGCTTCAGGACTTACCAGAGGCTGAGAGCACTAGAAGTGAACCCCTCCAAATTAGTCATAGCAGTAAATCAAGCAGTTCTGTTTCTAATAACAACAGGACATGTACTAATGAAGCTTGCCGTGTGAAAGCAGGTTCATACCCTAGGCCAGCTGCTTCCCCAGTTCATGCTTGA